A region of the Ctenopharyngodon idella isolate HZGC_01 chromosome 2, HZGC01, whole genome shotgun sequence genome:
TCTGAAGCTCAAACTCCTCTAGCTCTTCCtctgatgtcaacaacacaaagacCAAAGCAGACCACTGGGCAGGTGAAAGGTCACCAGATGAGAGACTTCCTTTGCTAAGGTGGGTCTGAATCTCCTTCACCAGAGTTTGGTCgttcagttcattcagacagtagaacagattgatggatctcTCTGCAGACAGATTACCTTCTAATTTCTGCTTGATGTACTGAACTATTTCCTTGTTGCTCTGGTCATTGCCGTCTTGCTGTGTCAACAGACCCCGTAAGAGTCGTCGATTGGACTGGAGTGACAGACCGAGGAGGAAGCGAAGGAAAAGGTCCAGGTGTCCATTGTCACTCTTGAGCGCCTCGTCTACTGCAGTCTTCAGAAAATCAATCatggtttcatttttgttttcctgttctGTAGACtcataaacaaacacacttttcttGTTGATGTCTAGAAACAGATGTGCATAAAGGGCTGCAATAAACTCTTGAATGCTCAAGTGAACAAAGCAGTACATGGTACCAAGAATGATCCCTGTTTCCTCCTTAAAGATCTGGGTACACATgcctgagtacactgatgccTTATAGACGTCAATACCACAGGCTTCCAGGTCTGTGTCATAGAAGATCACGTTGTTTCTTTCCAGTTGATGAAATGCCAGTTTCCCCAGTGAAAGGATGGCGTCTTTATCCCAGGAAACATCTACTGCGTATTCTCCATCATACTTTCGGCGGCTCTGCTGGATCTGAAAGCggagaaagtgtgtgtacatttgtgtcAGAGTCTTGGGAGTGTCTTCAGTATTTGATTCCTGTAGTGTTTTAGAGATCTCATCAGCCTGATTGTTTTTCACatcattatttcttttctcctcCACAATGTTCTGGAGAACAGTGGCTGAAATCCAGCAGAAGactgggatgtggcacatgataaAGAGACTCTTTGACTTTTTAACATGATCAATGATTGTGTTGGCCTGATTCTGATCCGTGAATCTTTTTTTGAAGTACTCTTCCTTTTGTGCATCACTGAATCCTCGTATCTCTGTCAGCCGGTCGATACAGTCAGGAGGAATCTTACTGGCAGCTGCTGGTCTggtggtgatccagatgagagcagaaggaagcagaTTTCCCTTCATGAGGTTCGTTAGGAGAACATCCAGAGAGGCTGGTGACGATACATCACACCACGTCTCATTACAATCAAACTTCAGAGGAAGGCGACATTCGTCCAATCCATCAAGGATGAACAGGACTTTGAATTGATTCCTTCTTGTAAGGTTCAGTCCTTTTGTCTCTGGGAAAAAATGAGTTATAAGGTCCATCAAACTtagtttttctttctcctttaagttcatctctctgaatggaagaggaaatatgaaactgatatcttgattttcttttccttcagcccagtccagaaCAAACTTTTGCACAGAGACTGATTTTCCGATGCCAGCGACTCCTTTTGTCAGTACAGTTCGGATCTCCTCATCTTGTTCAGGTGCTTCAAACAAATTTGTGCATTTAACCTGAATCTCTTGAGATTCATGACGCCTGGAAGCAACTTCAATCTGTCTGACCTCATGTTCAGTATTGACCTGTTCACTGCTGCCCTGAGTGATATAGAGATCTGTGTAGATGTTATTCAGAAGTATGGAGTCACCTTGCTTCGCAATTCCTTCAAACACACATTGATACTTCTTCTTTAGGCCACATTTTAGCTGATGAATGAAGAACAGCTCATCTAAACACAGGAACAAAAAATAGATAGTTTTAGTCttaatttaaagttttatagATAGTCTACATTAATAAGTGACAATCTGACAGATGGTCATGAGTCTCTAACCTTCTAGAGCATCAGCAGCTTCATCTTGCTTCATCTCTCTCAGGTAATGTAGTGTGAGATCAAGAGCTGCTGCTTTGATACTGCATCTATTCTCATTAAAGTCCTTCACAAAGTTTTCTGTGTTCtcatgttgtaatattttcttaaattttTCCAGCTCGTTCTTcagaaatgtgattattttgctCTCAAGATCCTACAAacaaaagtaagaaaaaaataagaataacaCATCTACATCTACATTTGGTCAACACTATTCattcaataattataatactgcaaaaataaaaaaaatcccaatgAAAACACTAACATGCTAACCAGctgttatttttcacaaatagaaaaaaaaagtgagcttaaaaaggaaaattaagtgatcaagattaattaaattaaattttttgttcaataacaaataatgttCGTTTggtataaatattaaacatttatgaaaatgtgttttcctaCCTGGAAGATCCACAGGagattgtctttgaaattcTTGTGGTTCCTGTGAGTCTGAACGTCTGAGTCTAATGTCTCATATTGAAGCctgtaatcaaataaattaaataaaatactgattttctagagaaaatattacagaaagctagaaaaaaaaaaacattagccaTGAAAACTTTgataaatatttgatctaaaatgTTTCATGATTGGTATTCACTGATACAACTTTTTAAACACAGTCAACGTGTGACCAAAAATTAGAAACATTAAATACCTTTTATTAGATGATGGTGTTCTCTCACTGAAGCCTGGTCCTGCACCTTTTGACCAATCACTCTTCAgagacacagagctggacacatgtgatcctgatcttacactaatgacgcaaagaacagagaaaaacactttacTACTGGAGATACTTTAGTCTCATTTGAAAAGGTTTAATGTTGCAAATAGTAATTAAATGCAGTATAGCTTTGCATTTGTCCATTTATGActatggttggatggatggatatttacACGTTTAGTTGCATGATTTATTTTCCATAGTGAATTTATGCCTCCTTGTGGCTGACTGTGTAATTGTGTTACTGGAATGAGaaaaatttatatacatatttttaagaagaaattacaattatttcacctaaatgtttgctcactcaatgtatttgtgtttttatgacGTAATTTGTTGCAACGgtcagtaataaaacaagaatgaaTTAAAACATTAGAAGCAgtagcataaataaataaaataaaataaagatacaaaataaacaatgtatattttttcaggtaggtctagcAGTAGTAttcaagtaaaaataccacagagattgaataatcaaatatatataatatttctgcatagtcataactgtataagttaaatatagattaatccttattaaagcttttcttttattgtttggttatcattaataatacagacagccaatagtagacagcagcaggttttaaaaggctgctgtcactgaGACCTAATGGATGGAGAcgatatgctgttacacatgctgttcacattcacataaccgactgtgtgtAATAATCTGTGAAAatctgacactcgcgagaggcggctatgtgtgtgtgcttcggttgagagcgcactgactgaagaccgtctctcagagagcgcacGAGCTTGAATCTATAATAAATTGTCATGATATAAAACGGTGTGCACTAAAGTCTTTTATGGCACTGTATTGTGTAGTGCACCGTGCAGCTCGCTTGCAGAGCAAAAACAAATGTGGATACTATGGATGTGAAGCCATTTGTgcattttgagagagagagaaaacgtgGTACCGCTGAATCACTCACACCGTTTGTGAAATTACGTCTCAGAGTTTTAAAATCACTGATTTGCTCTGATAATCTGTTTGGGTTCAACCTACATGCTATATAGTGCATAAATGTTTGGTACCATCGGTACTTATGGTACGGcatgtaattttaaatgttaaagaaaatcaaaagaaaatattgaAGAAAAAAGTTCAATCACATACACCACTGTGGACAAATAATGCAATCCTATaatgaaaacacattaaataccTCTTATTAGATGATGGCGTTTTCTCACTGAACTCTGGTGGTACTCCTTTTGACCGGTCACTCTTCAgagacacagagctggacacatgtgatcctgatcttacactaatgacacaaagaacagagaaaaaacactttagtaaAGGAGGTTCATCTGTGTCTGAAACACATCCGTGTCTTTATCTAATCCTCCACAGaaatgcacacactcacacaatttACAGATTTATAGTTATcgataattttattttactggcTCACATTGGTTTAATGATATCTTTAATGTACATGAGTGAGATTAAATATGTtgacgtttaaaaaaaatacctgaCTAATTTAAGTGAACgtcacgtttttttttaatgaacaaatGGAGAGCAGAAATGTCTGTGACACAGTTTTGTTAGCATACTTCAATTAAATTAAGTGTATAGTTGTTTCCTAATGTCTGTCAATAATTTTATGATCTAAAAACCAAAGTCATGTATTTGGATTAATTCAGTGTGGTCGCATCTATAAGGAACTTAA
Encoded here:
- the LOC127522299 gene encoding NLR family CARD domain-containing protein 3-like isoform X1 — its product is MKQDEAADALEDELFFIHQLKCGLKKKYQCVFEGIAKQGDSILLNNIYTDLYITQGSSEQVNTEHEVRQIEVASRRHESQEIQVKCTNLFEAPEQDEEIRTVLTKGVAGIGKSVSVQKFVLDWAEGKENQDISFIFPLPFREMNLKEKEKLSLMDLITHFFPETKGLNLTRRNQFKVLFILDGLDECRLPLKFDCNETWCDVSSPASLDVLLTNLMKGNLLPSALIWITTRPAAASKIPPDCIDRLTEIRGFSDAQKEEYFKKRFTDQNQANTIIDHVKKSKSLFIMCHIPVFCWISATVLQNIVEEKRNNDVKNNQADEISKTLQESNTEDTPKTLTQMYTHFLRFQIQQSRRKYDGEYAVDVSWDKDAILSLGKLAFHQLERNNVIFYDTDLEACGIDVYKASVYSGMCTQIFKEETGIILGTMYCFVHLSIQEFIAALYAHLFLDINKKSVFVYESTEQENKNETMIDFLKTAVDEALKSDNGHLDLFLRFLLGLSLQSNRRLLRGLLTQQDGNDQSNKEIVQYIKQKLEGNLSAERSINLFYCLNELNDQTLVKEIQTHLSKGSLSSGDLSPAQWSALVFVLLTSEEELEEFELQKFKKSDECLIRLSAVIKTSRRALLNDCNLTDKSCSALAAVLGADTNLRELNMNKNNLQDLGVKMLCTGLKNINCKLEILRLSNCSVTEEGYKALASALRSNPSHLIELDLTGNDPGQSGVKELSDLLQDPNCQLKTLR
- the LOC127522299 gene encoding NACHT, LRR and PYD domains-containing protein 3-like isoform X2; amino-acid sequence: MKQDEAADALEDELFFIHQLKCGLKKKYQCVFEGIAKQGDSILLNNIYTDLYITQGSSEQVNTEHEVRQIEVASRRHESQEIQVKCTNLFEAPEQDEEIRTVLTKGVAGIGKSVSVQKFVLDWAEGKENQDISFIFPLPFREMNLKEKEKLSLMDLITHFFPETKGLNLTRRNQFKVLFILDGLDECRLPLKFDCNETWCDVSSPASLDVLLTNLMKGNLLPSALIWITTRPAAASKIPPDCIDRLTEIRGFSDAQKEEYFKKRFTDQNQANTIIDHVKKSKSLFIMCHIPVFCWISATVLQNIVEEKRNNDVKNNQADEISKTLQESNTEDTPKTLTQMYTHFLRFQIQQSRRKYDGEYAVDVSWDKDAILSLGKLAFHQLERNNVIFYDTDLEACGIDVYKASVYSGMCTQIFKEETGIILGTMYCFVHLSIQEFIAALYAHLFLDINKKSVFVYESTEQENKNETMIDFLKTAVDEALKSDNGHLDLFLRFLLGLSLQSNRRLLRGLLTQQDGNDQSNKEIVQYIKQKLEGNLSAERSINLFYCLNELNDQTLVKEIQTHLSKGSLSSGDLSPAQWSALVFVLLTSEEELEEFELQKFKKSDECLIRLSAVIKTSRRALLNDCNLTDKSCSALAAVLGADTNLRELNMNKNNLQDLGVKMLCTGLKNINCKLEILRLSNCSVTEEGYKALASALRSNPSHLIELDLTGNDPGQSGVKELSDLLQDPNCQLKTLSLIRCRITEKQCVILTSALKSNPSHLRELNLSRNELGNTGVKHLCDVLKDSHCKLERLRLSNCSVTEEGYKALASALRSNPSHLIELDLTGNDPGQSGVKELSDLLQDPNCQLKTLR